Proteins encoded in a region of the Salvelinus fontinalis isolate EN_2023a chromosome 17, ASM2944872v1, whole genome shotgun sequence genome:
- the LOC129814315 gene encoding gamma-interferon-inducible lysosomal thiol reductase-like, translated as MKGIILFTLLTIWSNVDCTPCSYSPSQWCTSVDSAIECGVLKQCLEANSTKPNTQVQPVQVELYFESLCPGCRLFLTSQLFPTWTMLQDIMSVTLVPYGNAHESFDGKQYQFTCQHGEEECLGNMIETCILNATGSKAFQITYCMEASTDVVKAGEKCVALYDPNTKWDSIMTCVKGDQGNQLMHQNAVKTGALKPAHEYVPWIVINGEHSDDLQNKAMSSLFTLICSMWKGPKPEACGAAPMKRHRSYCHDE; from the exons ATGAAGGGTATTATTCTGTTCACACTTTTGACCATCTGGTCAAATGTAGATTGTACGCCGTGCTCATATTCTCCATCACAGTGGTGTACCTCCGTGGACTCAGCCATCGAATGTGGG GTTCTGAAGCAGTGCCTGGAAGCCAATTCCACCAAGCCCAACACACAGGTGCAGCCCGTGCAGGTGGAGCTGTATTTTGAAAGTCTGTGCCCAGGATGCCGGTTATTCCTTACCTCACAGCTCTTTCCCACATGGACCATGTTGCAGGACATCATGAGTGTCACACTGGTGCCCTACGGAAATGCACAC GAATCTTTTGATGGGAAGCAGTATCAGTTCACCTGCCAGCATGGTGAGGAGGAGTGTCTCGGCAACATGATTGAG aCCTGCATATTGAATGCTACAGGAAGCAAAGCATTCCAGATCACCTACTGCATGGAGGCCTCCACTGATGTAGTTAAAGCGGGAGAGAAG TGTGTGGCGCTCTATGACCCGAACACCAAGTGGGACAGCATCATGACCTGTGTGAAGGGAGACCAGGGGAATCAGCTGATGCATCAGAACGCAGTGAAGACTGGTGCCTTGAAGCCAGCCCACGAATATGTGCCTTGGATTGTCATAAATGGG GAGCACTCCGATGACCTTCAGAACAAAGCAATGTCTTCACTCTTCACTCTGATCTGTAGCATGTGGAAG